agataaaatcacaattaaataaaaatcttaaaaaaaaatctaaaaagataaaaacaattttaaaaaagactaaattaaaaaaaaaaaaaaaaagcttacacccccaagcaaataaataaataaatttgaatctATATATAGattcaaatttatttcatatataGGTTttggggactccctcattctgctggggcacttcaatgctcacatgggcaatgacagtgcgACCTGGAGGACATGATtgggaatggcccccctgatctaaatccgagtggtgttttgttattggacttctgtgctcgtcatggattatccataacaaacaccatgttcaggcataagtgtccacatgtgcacttggcaccaggacactctaggccgcagttcgatgatcaacATTGTAGTCGTATCGTCTGACTTGCGACCACATGTCTTGGACtcttgggtgaagagagggcCGGAGCAGTCAGCTGaccaccacctggtggtgagttggctcagatggtgagGAAAGAtaccggtcaggcctggcagacccaaatgtgttgagggtctgctgggaatgtctggcagagtcccctgtcaaaaacagtttcaactcccatctccagcagagcttcaaccatgtcccgggtgaggcgggggacattaaGTCTGAGTGGGCTGGGTTCtgtgcctctctctctctctatatatacacatacatctttaaactgcaaaaaagtaacaaaaagccaaaaagctcagattttatatacatatatatatatatatatatatatatatatatatacatatacaccaagaaggtcgccggttcgagcctcggctggggggaggtacGAACCTggggggggtggtggcctttctgtgtggagtttgcatgttctccctgtgtatgcgtgggttctctggCTTGatgacatgcatgataggttaattgctTATTCtaaaaattctccctaggagagagtgtgcgtgtgaatggttgtttgtctatctgtgttggccctgcgacagactggtgacctgtccagggtgtaccctgcctctcacctgttaaaatgctgggataggctccagctaacCCGCGACCTGTAATGGAAGAAAcagtcaagataatgaatgagtaaaatatatatatatatatatatatatatatattttttttttttttttttttttttttgaagagcAGTGTGGACCATACATTACAGGAATAGCCTGAGCAGAggtaataattaattattaataattcattaattaataaGAGGcaattatttgcttttataCCTATAAAAAGACAAGGGTACTTATTAAGTAATGACAGGACAGGAAAAAGTAACAAAGCACTTCATGTAAGTACAAAACCggtatttatttacatctttatgTTTGACTTGACAGCTGTCTGTAatgtcagactgaccactttcttcccagaacACAGCATCCCACTTTccagctttgttttcattcttcccattattaaaaatattcactAACACTAAGTTTGTTCAGTTAGTACAAAATGGTCACTACATATTTTCTATAAGCAATTCACTGCTTTTTGATAAGTAGCGTCCTCTTCCAGCCTGCATCTCAGTCAGCTCAGTGAAACAGAATGTTTCTGTACTTGGTGTTGGGAATCTGATCTCGGCTCTTCAGCCTCCTCACTGCTTCCCTCATGTGCTTCGGCTGAAGTGGTGGTGTATCTCCCCACTTCTCACAAACATCCAGTGCTTTAAACAAGgggaaaacatctaaatattAATCAAATCGTAGACACAATATAAGTTTAACTGTGTTTCAATTGTTTAGTGTGAATGGCTTGTTTTCTAAAATCCTCCACCCACCTTCTTCGACTATTTCCCCAGCAAAAACCTTGGCAATACCAGACATTGCAATTACGACATTCTGGGACACTGATGATCCTGTTATGGACTGGATCAGCTATATTatgcaaagacaaaaagaaacaagacatattAGTTTAAggaataataaagataaaacaaggCTTACTTTTTATAAGCAGCTCACCCTCTTAATAGCAGCCTTTGGGAAGGCAGAACGTCTGTACATCTCATAGCGATTCAGCTGCTCTTCAGAAAAGGATGACACCAGAACCCTAAATGATACAGGATTAACAAGAGATAATGGGTAAGGTCATAAAAATATGACTGGCAGATGATTTAAAGATTGATCTTATGAGAgggtaaaaatgttttactgcatCTTTTGTATTTCATCCTCATCAACCTTGTGGcgcttctccttcttcttttccgGCTCTACCTTTAGTCTTTTTGAAGGTGGCTGGCCAGATGGTCCTACTTCCTCATCttctcctgctgcaggttccttcacagtaggaaaaaaaaacactttcaaggTGCCGCAACACTCCTTGTGTTAACCATTTGAAATGATACATCTCAATCTTTTCTGTACActtaatgttaatttaaaggGGTCATATTAGGCTATTTCAATTTTTCTGAGCTTTCTACAGTGTTATAGTGTTGAATACTCTTCAGACAAGTGgttttggagatttttttctacttcaATATTTCAATGATGTCCCGGGGGAGGGACTGATGCATTGGTCAACTTCttcattctattctacagtcatttggcagacactttgatccaaagcaacttacatttgagagtaagaacaacacaagcaagaattcaaacaagatgggacatcataattaagtagtagtcagactgctgtgagtccagttggacccaggtgctgtcatgtagtgctagaggcagtgcataaaattaagtcctttgtttaaatacaagatcacaatttcattacacaatatcatcttggacATAAGTGCATGCAGCTTAATTAGTACGAAGTTGAGGCAAAGAGCTCGACAAATCTTTCTAAACCTTTCCGACAAGtggaagagttaagctaagtgcggaaatgcaccttaaacaggtgagtctttagtttgctcttaaaagtggacaaggactctgcggatcggactgagtttggtagattgttccaccaccggggaacaacagaggaaaagagtctgGCCACgctgtggtgggagcactaggcgtcttttaATGGAAGAGCGTAACTgttgagagggagtgtagctctggattcgGGGGGAAGGTAAACTGAAGCCGTTggtgttattgttttgtaagccagaagcagagatGTGAATTTGATAAgctctgcaactggaagccagtgaagagcgattagcagtggagtgacatgagctcttctgggctggttgaagaccagacgtgctgctgcgttctggatcatctgcagaggtttaactgagcatgcaggcaggcaggcagtcgcagtagtcaatgcgtgaaatgaccagagcctggaccaggagctgtgccgtgtgttctgtcaggtagggtctgatcctcctaaGGTtatagagagcaaatcggcaagatcgagcaaccgatgcaacatggtccttaaaggtcagctggttgtctaccatgacaccaagattcctggtagaagacgtaggcacaagtgtgagaGCCAAAGGTGTATATTACTTTATATACATATTACTTTGATTCTGCCAGTGATTCCTATGCTGAAAACAGTGAGCGCTCCCAACAACTACTCCCGGTAGTTGACCAGTCAGAGGCAGCCCGCATTAAAGGGGAAGCGGGGCTCAGGACCGGAAGAGTCTCATTCCGTTTGTTTCTGACAGAGGCTGATCTGAGCGCCTACGGAGAGGATtgatataaatgaataaagggGTTTGTGAAAAGTGCAGGATTGAttcctgcccttgtggactcacatattaaaataaattacccTGAAATGAGCATTATAGAGCCCTTTTAAGGTAATATCCGTAAATAAGTTTTGGTTAATGCATAacacattattattaaaatgcgaaaaaatatttcaaaagccACTAAAAAGTAGAtactttaaactttattttttcttttgagtactgtattttattatattaaatatgtaTGTGACAAAGCTGAATTCAGATTTTGACCTAGTTATCTTATTctgctttacattttttttcttttccttgtgcAATAGCTTGTGTATTTTATCTGTACTAAAATTTCTGCATTATATTGAACCTTTTGGAATTTTCTGTTTATCTAAGATGATCTTACCATAAAATGTTCAGACCCGACATAAAAGTAGATAAACGTTTTCGATACTGCTTATTAACGTCACAGCATGATTCATCatgatacaaacaaaaaaaaaacgctcATTtcccaaaatatattttgtcgATTGTAGGTATGAGCCAGCTGCTGTGACGTATCACCTGAGTACTTTGAATCACTTTGTGGCGTTCCACAAACTGGGTACAGACCAAAAATGGCATTTCTACGATGGCCTACAAGAATGCCAGCACCCCGGGAGTGGAGACACAATAATCACTGAGAAAAATATCCCCAAAAAGTTGCGTCCAACGCCCCATGTTGGGCACATAGTTATGGTCAGGGTAAGCATCAACACTTAATCTCCGGTCTAAAATTCTGAAATTTAGGTTGTTGCAGATGGGGAATATATCAGCAAGTGTgtttgcataataataatatcaatattcTCATATATTGCTCTATACAAATAATTTTACTGATCTTTTGTTGTAGGACAAGGCAGCAGAGGCTGCTGCTGAacgttcagaaaaaaatgaagcgcTTGTCAAGTTCATTGTGGAACAAAAGGGTGCAGAAAATACACTGCAGGTacgcctttttctttttgttcatcacATAACGCTTAATCATTATGTGATCGCCTCCAGCAAGCAAACAGTACGGTTAAGTTtgagtacatttatttttcaggccGTCGTGTCTGGTGAGAAGCAGCCCCACTTTGAATTTACACAAAAGTGGGTTCCAGTATTGTTTGATGACCAACAGTTGGACAGGATAGTGAAGTACCTGACAGGCTTCCTTCATAACTGTAAAAAAATCTCAGATGAAGTCTCCACCATGACACTATGACAAGCTTAAATACATCCTTGTTGTGATGTTGCCAGAGGTAAGTCAATAGGTGCCTTTTTAAATGTAGAGGTATGAGCATAATAACACTGACAATAATATGGATGCATAATCGGGATATCATACCTGTAACAAAGGTGACAGTAAAGGCCTTGGAAGAAATAAggaacatgacaacaaaagacGCAGTGGCAGAGGTTGATCATGGACCACTGGATGAGAGGttagtgaaacatttaaatgtcctttaaaaaataGTCCAAAATCTCTGCcaaaaaatatgatttctttttctagtgAAATGGAGGCCATGGAGATGGCAATAAGGAATGACATGGAGAGGCGTGGGCTTGTGTAAAAACGATCCAATAAAGGTTTCTTAAATCAGATTCACctgtgtttttcagattcagtaggctctgtagaataatctaggacaggtttgacctgactcagtgtgatattataacatctggaccaggtatcgTGAGTgaaaacggcagaaaaatgagtgaaatctgcctttattgcattttcacaaatcagagaaaggtttcacaaatcacaaactatgtttttcagattctgtaggctctgtagaataatctaggacaggtttgacctgactcagtgtgatattataacatctggaccaggtatagtgtgtaaaaacggcagaaaaatgagtgaaatctgcctttactgcattttcacaaatcagaaaaaggtttcacaaatcacaaactatgtttttaagattcagtaggctctgtagaataatctaggacAGGTTTGACGGCACTGAGTATCAATAAAACGGAGGGTTAACAGAGAAATACAGTCACTCGCGTTCTGCCTTAAGGGTCCCTTAACATTTCCCTTAACTAGCGAATCGGAAGCTGCGAATCGGAGGCTAAGTTCAGCCTCGTGTTTTCCTTGACCTCTTTGACTCCTAAACTTTGTGGTCAACAAACTTTTGCCACTGTTTATGCAATGTTGGATCGTCTCTGTTTAAACACAAATGATCATGAGTAACATGTTTATTACTGAAAATTCAAAAAGGGTTCAGAAACCTCCATAGAACAATGTAAACTTACGAGTTTGAGCTCTCGTTGCGGATGATCTATGGGCGGAtctttgttttcatctgctGGCTTTTCTTTGACAGGAACATTTTCCGTATCTTCCGTTTTAAGATGGGCCTCGTTAGCAGGAGCTACCCTCTCGGGCGTGTCCTCCCTTTTTATTCGGGCTGGATCTGCCATAATTTGCCGACCCCCCTCACGAGCTTCAGGTTCTGCGAAAATCAATACAGCTGTTGATTAGCCTATAAGTTTACTTTGAATTGTGGAGCTAACAACAAACATGACAATTAAAAATGAGTTTCTTCTTTAGCTAGAAAGCCCCAGTAGAAAACTGTTTTGCTTTAATAATTACTTTTGGATTAAAAAGTGGATGAGAATAGGAACACAACTTGTACATACCCTTTTTATAGCAAGGGGTCAACAGAGCAGCTGCAACAAATAAGCCAACAGTAGAGGTGAGCAAACATACAGTCTTTAGTTAGACAGTAAACGACTGCAGTTTACACGTGTTGTACTTACTGTAGCTACgttagttaaaaaataaaaataaaaaacccacTTGCAGTGGACTAAATTTGTTAAAGTATTTAATCTCACCACAATGATAGCATCTCGAAGCTAGTTCTCCCGGTTTATCGCTAACAGTGCAGTATCGTCACTTCCGTTTCTGTTTGAatgaactttatttacactgttgTCTGTGTagaaaaacagctgattgaCACAAGTTATTAACTAAACAAACTATGAAAAtacaaatttgtgtttttttttcagtatttaaacTGTTCTAGTGTTGTTATATAAGGTAACTCTTAAGGTTAGTCACGAAGGATTCACATATGAACGgccagttaaacattttatattattacacTACGCAGCTATCACAAGACTGTTTATTGTAACTTAAAATATTCCTGTTCACACTCACATGACAAGAACAGACAAGATCTTCACTCAGGTGACAAACCAAACATAAAGATCAgcggtttttttttatttatttatttttttttttatgaaactgtCGATTTAAATTCGATGTATTTAATAActtatttggtttttttttcaaggccaattgtttatttgtttgtttattactGAATTATGAGTATGTAAGAAACAAGATATTTGATTAAgcttataataaattatttaaaaggacAGTTTGGGAAATTTGCCACGGACTTTGGACTAGATATTTAAAGCACTGGATGGGTGTTATCCTGCCTTTTGGCTCACTTGAATTCCTGCGCCATCTTGCTTATTCCCATCCTTACTGTGTGTCAAGCTGCTACGGGTGGCGGTGATAGGggttgtatttgtgtgtgcttGAAGGGTTTCGGATTGGAGATGCAGAAAGAAAGGGCAGTTTCGAGGAAGTGACGGACGACGGTCGGAGAATTGATCAGAGGAAGTTTGCTCGATGGTGGTGCCGTGCTGCTGAACGAAACTTTTCCCCTCTTGAGCGGCAGCAGCACCGTGGATCGGGACGGACGGGTCCAGCGGTGGAGGGAGCTTTTGTTTCCTCGCACATTAGTAGCGCTGAAGAATAACTTGAGGTTAGGTGGAAGAGAGAGGGTCGCAGAGGAATTTTACTCCCACAaccaacccccctcccccccctccttcccctccccttttccttctcttccccGCGCCTCCtccaatttttattattttttttctgggatCTGCGATGGGGAAAGAGCAAGAGCTTCTTGACGCGGCGCGCACAGGAAACCTGGCCGCTGTGGAGAAGCTCTTATCCGGGAAGCGACAGTCCGCTGGCGGATCGTCTGGGACCAGTGGAAGCGGCAACAGCGGCGGCCACGGCGCCTCCTCCCATCCTCTCTCCAGTCTG
This region of Melanotaenia boesemani isolate fMelBoe1 chromosome 13, fMelBoe1.pri, whole genome shotgun sequence genomic DNA includes:
- the taf11 gene encoding transcription initiation factor TFIID subunit 11; the protein is MADPARIKREDTPERVAPANEAHLKTEDTENVPVKEKPADENKDPPIDHPQRELKLEPAAGEDEEVGPSGQPPSKRLKVEPEKKKEKRHKVDEDEIQKMQVLVSSFSEEQLNRYEMYRRSAFPKAAIKRLIQSITGSSVSQNVVIAMSGIAKVFAGEIVEEALDVCEKWGDTPPLQPKHMREAVRRLKSRDQIPNTKYRNILFH